A portion of the Gossypium arboreum isolate Shixiya-1 chromosome 8, ASM2569848v2, whole genome shotgun sequence genome contains these proteins:
- the LOC108468674 gene encoding CBS domain-containing protein CBSX1, chloroplastic-like yields the protein MMKARWRAGKEPVQGCSIFSLYYSYSTPRGAVYTVGDFMTGKEDLHVVKPTTTVDEALEALVEHRIIGFPVINDDWKLVCYLSLNFFLFMSSTIGSGRTHIFVYHIIFHLLQLKQSSILQTFNEVQKLLNKTNGLVVGDLMTPAPLVVRETTNLKDAARNFKLLLETKYRRLPVVDVEGKLVGIITRGNIIRAALQIKREIKRKA from the exons ATGATGAAGGCAAGGTGGCGTGCAGGGAAAGAACCAGTGCAGGGCTGTAGCATCTTCTCTCTGTATTATTCTTACTCAACC CCAAGAGGTGCAGTATATACAGTTGGGGATTTCATGACAGGAAAAGAGGATTTGCATGTTGTAAAGCCAACAACAACTGTTGATGAAG CACTGGAAGCTCTTGTTGAACACAGAATCATAGGTTTTCCTGTTATCAATGATGATTGGAAATTGGTATGTTATCTTTcccttaatttttttcttttcatgagTT CTACAATTGGCTCCGGAAGAACTCATATTTTTGTTTATCATATAATTTTTCACCTTTTGCAACTAAAGCAGTCCTCAATTTTGCAGACTTTCAACGAGGTACAGAAGTTACTCAACAAGACGAATGGCCTGGTGGTTGGTGATTTAATGACACCAGCTCCATTAGTTGTACGTGAAACAACTAATCTCAAGGATGCTGCTAG AAATTTCAAATTATTGCTCGAGACAAAATACCGCAGACTTCCGGTTGTTGATGTAGAGGGCAAGCTA GTGGGTATCATCACAAGAGGAAATATCATTAGAGCTGCCCTTCAAATAAAGcgtgaaattaaaagaaaagctTAA